A single window of Halotalea alkalilenta DNA harbors:
- the glyQ gene encoding glycine--tRNA ligase subunit alpha yields MTQSTPDVTTFQGLILALQQYWAERGCVIMQPLDMEVGAGTFHPATFLRSIGPERWNAAYVQPSRRPTDGRYGENPNRLQHYYQFQVVMKPSPPDLQDLYLGSLRYLGLDPEIHDIRFVEDNWESPTLGAWGLGWEVWLNGMEVTQFTYFQQAGGIECFPVTGELTYGLERLAMYLQDVDSVYDLVWARSPEGIEVSYGDVYLQNEREQSAYNFEYADVEVLFAAFEQCEKACSRLLEAKLPLPAYEQVLKASHTFNLLDARHAVSVTERQRYILRVRTMARDVAHAYYASRLEAGFPLADPDIREPLLAAHRAELEAAASTASAQEQKA; encoded by the coding sequence ATGACACAGTCGACGCCAGACGTGACAACCTTTCAGGGCCTGATCCTCGCCCTCCAGCAGTACTGGGCCGAGCGCGGCTGCGTGATCATGCAGCCGCTCGACATGGAGGTCGGCGCGGGCACCTTCCATCCGGCCACCTTCCTGCGCTCGATCGGTCCGGAACGCTGGAACGCCGCCTACGTCCAGCCGTCGCGGCGCCCGACCGACGGCCGCTATGGCGAAAACCCCAACCGGCTGCAGCACTACTACCAGTTCCAGGTGGTGATGAAGCCTTCGCCGCCGGATCTTCAGGACCTCTACCTCGGCTCACTGCGCTATCTCGGCCTCGACCCCGAGATCCACGACATCCGCTTCGTCGAGGATAACTGGGAGTCTCCGACCCTCGGCGCCTGGGGCCTTGGCTGGGAGGTGTGGCTCAACGGCATGGAGGTGACCCAGTTCACCTATTTCCAGCAGGCCGGTGGGATAGAGTGCTTTCCGGTCACCGGTGAGCTGACCTACGGGCTCGAGCGCCTGGCGATGTACCTGCAGGACGTCGACAGCGTCTACGACCTGGTCTGGGCACGCTCGCCGGAGGGCATCGAGGTCAGCTATGGCGACGTCTACCTGCAAAACGAGCGCGAGCAGTCGGCCTACAACTTCGAATACGCTGACGTAGAGGTGCTGTTCGCCGCCTTCGAGCAGTGTGAAAAGGCCTGCTCCCGGCTGCTCGAAGCCAAGCTGCCGCTGCCCGCCTATGAGCAGGTGCTCAAGGCCTCGCACACCTTCAACCTGCTCGACGCCCGCCATGCGGTCTCGGTCACCGAGCGCCAGCGCTACATCCTGCGCGTGCGCACCATGGCCCGCGACGTCGCCCACGCGTACTACGCCTCCCGCCTGGAGGCCGGTTTCCCGCTTGCAGATCCGGATATCCGCGAGCCGCTGCTAGCCGCCCACCGGGCCGAACTCGAGGCCGCCGCCTCCACCGCATCCGCGCAAGAACAGAAGGCTTGA
- the rfaD gene encoding ADP-glyceromanno-heptose 6-epimerase, with protein MIVVTGGAGFIGSNIVKGLNDRGRDDIIVVDDLTDGTKFVNLVDCRISDYLDVDEFRAMLREGRLPAIDAVFHQGACSATTEWNGKYMLDNNFTYSKELFHYCQDHRVAFLYASSAATYGASPVFREVPEFERPLNVYGYSKLLFDQYVRAREHALTAQVVGFRYFNVYGPREQHKGSMASVAFHHHQQVRDGQDPKLFGAWDGFEAGMQSRDFIYVGDVVAANLWFLDHPEKSGVFNLGTGRAEPFKAIAETVIDYYGKGDIEYIDFPEQLKGRYQSYTCADIARLREAGFDHSFKTVAEGVRAYLEWLNADRVAASK; from the coding sequence ATGATCGTAGTGACCGGCGGAGCCGGCTTCATCGGCTCCAATATCGTCAAGGGCCTGAACGATCGCGGCCGCGATGACATCATCGTGGTCGACGACCTGACCGACGGCACCAAATTCGTCAACCTGGTCGACTGTCGGATCAGTGATTATCTCGACGTCGACGAATTCCGCGCGATGCTCAGAGAGGGGCGGCTGCCCGCGATCGATGCGGTGTTCCACCAGGGCGCCTGCTCGGCCACCACCGAGTGGAACGGCAAGTACATGCTGGACAACAACTTCACCTATTCGAAGGAGCTGTTCCACTACTGCCAGGATCATCGGGTGGCGTTCCTCTATGCCTCCTCGGCGGCGACCTACGGCGCCAGCCCGGTGTTCCGCGAGGTGCCCGAGTTCGAGCGCCCGCTCAACGTCTACGGCTACTCCAAGTTGTTGTTCGACCAGTACGTGCGCGCGCGCGAGCATGCGCTCACCGCCCAGGTCGTCGGGTTTCGCTACTTCAACGTCTATGGCCCGCGCGAGCAGCACAAGGGCAGCATGGCGAGCGTCGCTTTCCATCATCACCAGCAGGTCCGCGATGGACAGGATCCGAAGCTGTTCGGCGCGTGGGACGGCTTCGAGGCCGGGATGCAGAGCCGGGACTTCATCTACGTCGGCGACGTGGTGGCGGCCAACCTGTGGTTCCTCGACCATCCGGAGAAGTCCGGGGTGTTCAATCTCGGCACCGGTCGCGCCGAGCCGTTCAAGGCCATCGCCGAGACGGTGATCGACTACTACGGCAAGGGCGACATCGAGTACATCGACTTCCCTGAGCAGCTCAAGGGACGCTACCAGAGCTACACCTGCGCCGACATCGCACGGCTGCGTGAGGCCGGCTTCGATCATTCGTTCAAGACCGTTGCCGAGGGCGTGCGCGCCTATCTGGAATGGCTCAACGCGGACCGGGTGGCTGCCTCGAAGTGA
- the waaF gene encoding lipopolysaccharide heptosyltransferase II, with translation MAQRGPGGCLEVSAHAPETALGERILIVGPSWVGDMVMAQSLLITLKRQDPGCVIDVLGPSWSAPIINRMPEARRALTLSVGHGETGLKARWRLGRRIKGEYDRAIVLPRSLKSALVPFFAGVPRRIGFTGEQRYGLLNRRRRLDKQVLDQTVKRFVSLGLPVPEANPPAEIPRPRLRIDFANQAALLERFGLLGKPLVGMMPGAEYGPAKQWPLAYFRTLAERLVARGIGVVVLGGPKDHPAGEEIASGLDDVHNLCGATRLEDAVDLLAACAQVVSNDSGLMHVAAAVGTHIQAIYGSSSPHYTPPLTDHAEVHWLALDCSPCFQRVCPLGHTNCLKQISPARIEAAIEAHSEERRA, from the coding sequence ATGGCTCAACGCGGACCGGGTGGCTGCCTCGAAGTGAGCGCTCACGCGCCTGAGACTGCTCTGGGCGAGAGGATCCTGATCGTCGGCCCTTCCTGGGTGGGCGACATGGTAATGGCCCAAAGCCTGCTGATCACGCTCAAGCGCCAGGATCCGGGATGCGTGATCGATGTGCTCGGCCCCAGCTGGTCGGCGCCGATCATCAATCGGATGCCCGAGGCGCGGCGCGCGCTGACCCTGTCGGTCGGCCACGGTGAGACCGGGCTCAAGGCGCGATGGCGGCTTGGGCGGCGGATCAAGGGCGAGTACGATCGCGCGATCGTGCTGCCGCGCTCGCTCAAATCCGCGCTGGTGCCGTTCTTCGCTGGCGTGCCGCGCAGGATCGGTTTCACCGGCGAGCAGCGCTATGGGCTGCTCAATCGCCGCCGCCGGCTCGACAAGCAGGTGCTCGACCAGACCGTGAAGCGCTTCGTCTCGCTCGGCCTGCCGGTGCCCGAGGCCAATCCGCCGGCGGAGATTCCACGTCCCAGGCTGCGTATCGACTTCGCCAACCAGGCGGCGCTGCTCGAGCGCTTCGGTCTGCTCGGCAAGCCTTTGGTCGGCATGATGCCGGGCGCTGAATATGGCCCGGCCAAGCAGTGGCCGCTGGCTTACTTCCGCACCCTCGCCGAGCGGCTGGTCGCGCGTGGCATCGGGGTCGTCGTGCTCGGTGGCCCCAAGGACCATCCGGCGGGAGAGGAGATCGCCTCAGGACTAGATGACGTACACAACCTGTGCGGCGCGACCCGCCTGGAAGACGCCGTCGACCTGCTTGCTGCCTGTGCCCAGGTGGTCAGCAACGACTCCGGGTTGATGCACGTTGCGGCCGCAGTGGGTACTCACATTCAGGCGATCTACGGCTCTTCCTCCCCGCACTACACCCCGCCGCTCACCGATCATGCCGAGGTCCATTGGCTGGCGCTGGACTGTTCACCGTGCTTCCAGCGCGTCTGCCCGCTCGGTCACACCAACTGTCTCAAGCAGATCTCCCCGGCGCGTATCGAGGCGGCGATCGAGGCACACTCCGAGGAGCGTCGCGCGTGA
- a CDS encoding glycosyltransferase family 2 protein, translating to MSLSAVLMVKNEAQNLAACLDTLGFADEIVVVDGGSEDATREIAARYTDKVFVEAQWRGFGVQRQRAEAYASGDWILMIDADERVTPQLAQSIREAIAGPPAILSMPRLSWCFGAFIRHSGWYPDPVARLYPRDGAGYNDALVHEKLKNRSGLPERSLEGDLLHYTYRDLRHYLEKSAHYAEAWSEARAARGKRGSLAAGIGHGIGCFLRMYLLRAGFLDGRAGLLLALLSAHSTFAKYADLWVRTHTGSPD from the coding sequence GTGAGTCTCTCCGCCGTGCTGATGGTTAAGAACGAGGCGCAGAACCTTGCCGCCTGCCTCGACACGCTGGGCTTCGCCGATGAGATCGTCGTGGTCGATGGCGGCAGCGAGGATGCGACCCGCGAAATCGCCGCGCGCTATACCGACAAGGTCTTCGTCGAGGCGCAGTGGCGCGGTTTCGGCGTGCAGCGCCAGCGCGCCGAGGCCTACGCCAGCGGTGACTGGATCTTGATGATCGACGCCGACGAGCGGGTCACTCCTCAGCTTGCGCAGAGCATTCGCGAGGCGATCGCCGGTCCGCCCGCGATCCTTTCGATGCCGCGGCTCTCCTGGTGCTTCGGTGCCTTCATTCGCCACAGCGGCTGGTATCCGGACCCGGTGGCGCGGCTCTACCCACGCGACGGCGCGGGCTACAATGACGCCCTGGTGCACGAGAAGCTCAAGAACCGAAGCGGGCTGCCCGAGCGCTCCCTCGAGGGTGACCTGCTGCACTACACTTACCGCGACCTGCGTCACTATCTTGAGAAATCCGCCCACTACGCCGAGGCGTGGTCCGAGGCGCGCGCGGCGCGCGGCAAGCGCGGCAGCCTGGCTGCGGGGATCGGCCACGGGATCGGCTGTTTTCTGCGCATGTACCTGCTGCGGGCGGGATTTCTCGATGGCCGGGCCGGTCTGCTGCTAGCGCTGCTGTCGGCGCATTCGACCTTCGCCAAGTATGCCGATCTCTGGGTCCGTACCCATACGGGGTCGCCCGACTGA
- a CDS encoding glutathione S-transferase family protein — protein MGYLLHIANKNYSSWSLRPWALMRELGIPFDEMLTPFTDAEDNHARFAAFSPNAKVPCLVDGETTVWESLSIIEYLAERHPGVWPDSPQARAWARSAAAEMHAGFTALRSRCPMNCALVLRLAAIDAPLAADLARIDALWRDGLKRFSGPFLAGSRFTAVDAFFAPVALRWAGFGLPLSAQSAAYAERLLASAALREWRAAALDEPAEAGHEAQALAGAELVEDLRAPAHRVR, from the coding sequence ATGGGATATCTGCTGCACATCGCCAACAAGAACTACTCCTCCTGGTCGCTGCGTCCTTGGGCGTTGATGCGCGAGCTCGGTATTCCCTTCGACGAGATGCTGACGCCGTTCACCGATGCCGAGGACAATCATGCCCGGTTCGCTGCGTTCTCCCCCAACGCCAAGGTGCCCTGCCTGGTCGATGGCGAGACGACGGTGTGGGAGTCGCTGTCGATCATTGAATACCTCGCCGAGCGTCATCCCGGCGTCTGGCCCGACTCGCCACAGGCTCGCGCCTGGGCGCGTTCGGCGGCGGCGGAGATGCATGCCGGCTTCACCGCGCTGCGCAGCCGCTGCCCGATGAACTGCGCGCTGGTACTGCGCCTCGCCGCGATCGATGCGCCGCTCGCTGCCGATCTCGCGCGCATCGACGCGCTCTGGCGCGACGGGCTCAAGCGCTTCTCAGGCCCTTTCCTCGCTGGTTCGCGTTTCACTGCGGTGGACGCCTTCTTCGCTCCGGTGGCGCTGCGCTGGGCTGGTTTCGGGCTGCCGCTTTCGGCGCAGAGCGCAGCCTATGCCGAGCGGCTGCTGGCATCCGCTGCACTGCGGGAATGGCGCGCCGCCGCGCTCGATGAGCCGGCCGAGGCGGGTCACGAGGCGCAGGCGCTGGCCGGGGCCGAGCTGGTCGAGGACCTGCGCGCGCCAGCGCATCGCGTGCGCTGA
- a CDS encoding NAD(P)H-dependent flavin oxidoreductase has translation MIPSTALTRTLGLSLPIIQAPMAGGATTPALVAAVSNAGGLGSLAAAMLSPEQIVDTVAEIRELTDRPFAINLFVLDTPRPDPAEVETAWARLAPLHAELGIEPSLPTRWCQPFDEQLHALLECRPAVASFTFGILDPLTVERLHAAESLVIGTATRVEEAIAWERAGAYAVCAQGAQAGGHRGTFIGPIDEALHDTGALVEACVEAIDLPVIAAGGVMDGTEIAALLARGAQAAQLGTAFLACDESGIPAAYKEALEAASGETRLTRSFSGRAARGLPNHAMRLLGEFEREAPDYPLQNALTAAMRAEGARRNDAEYLSLWAGQGVARLRRMGAMELLARLAAELDAAAVIEALDETPRAER, from the coding sequence ATGATTCCCTCCACCGCGCTCACCCGCACCCTCGGCCTGAGTCTGCCGATCATCCAAGCGCCGATGGCCGGTGGTGCCACTACGCCCGCGTTGGTCGCCGCGGTCTCCAATGCGGGTGGTCTCGGCTCGCTGGCGGCGGCGATGCTCTCGCCCGAGCAGATCGTCGATACGGTCGCCGAGATTCGTGAGCTCACCGACCGCCCCTTCGCGATCAACCTCTTCGTCCTCGACACCCCTCGACCCGATCCGGCCGAGGTCGAGACGGCCTGGGCGAGACTCGCGCCGCTGCACGCTGAGCTCGGCATCGAGCCGTCGCTTCCCACCCGCTGGTGCCAGCCGTTCGACGAGCAGCTCCATGCGCTGCTCGAGTGTCGCCCGGCGGTAGCCAGCTTCACCTTCGGCATCCTCGACCCGCTGACCGTCGAACGGCTGCACGCGGCCGAGAGCCTGGTGATCGGCACCGCGACCCGGGTCGAGGAGGCGATCGCCTGGGAGCGTGCCGGCGCCTACGCGGTATGCGCCCAGGGCGCCCAGGCGGGCGGCCACCGTGGCACCTTCATCGGCCCTATTGACGAGGCGCTGCACGATACCGGCGCACTGGTCGAAGCCTGCGTCGAGGCGATCGACCTGCCGGTGATCGCCGCCGGCGGAGTGATGGACGGTACTGAAATCGCCGCGCTGCTCGCTCGAGGCGCCCAGGCCGCCCAGCTCGGCACCGCCTTCCTCGCCTGCGACGAGAGCGGCATCCCCGCGGCCTACAAGGAGGCGCTCGAGGCGGCGAGCGGAGAGACGCGACTGACCCGAAGCTTTTCTGGGCGCGCCGCGCGGGGCCTGCCCAATCATGCGATGAGGCTGCTCGGTGAGTTCGAGCGCGAAGCGCCCGATTACCCGCTGCAGAACGCCTTGACCGCCGCGATGCGCGCCGAGGGCGCGCGGCGCAACGATGCCGAGTACCTGTCGCTTTGGGCCGGTCAAGGCGTGGCGCGGCTGCGGCGGATGGGGGCTATGGAGCTGCTCGCGCGGTTGGCCGCCGAGCTCGACGCGGCAGCGGTCATCGAGGCGCTCGACGAGACCCCCAGGGCCGAACGCTAG
- a CDS encoding glycosyltransferase family 9 protein — protein MTAKPRILVVRNDKLGDFMLAWPALRALREGSQANHIAVLVPDYTAPLARVCPWIDEVIVDPGPKGDRELLTRLRAGRFDALLTLFSTPRIGWLGFRAGIALRMAPATKWAQLFYNARIRQRRSRSEKPEYRYNVELAERLLDRLGQRAPEAAPPHWPRSPEQRQVERQRIAAECGLDPDRPWWFLHPGSGGSAVNLTAERYVELLTKVHARLDRPVGWLITFGPNEEANAERIRAELAAAGLDARLMPRREGIAGFACSLAAGDGMIAGSTGPLHIAGCLDLGTVGFYPAKRSATSLRWQTCNDASKRLAFSPPPGSDPAAATDMGRIDLDAAAAPIAALIERLRFT, from the coding sequence ATGACCGCCAAGCCCCGTATCCTCGTCGTACGCAACGACAAGCTCGGCGACTTCATGCTCGCCTGGCCGGCGCTGAGGGCACTGCGCGAGGGATCGCAGGCGAATCACATCGCGGTGCTGGTGCCCGACTACACAGCGCCTCTGGCGCGGGTCTGCCCATGGATAGACGAGGTGATCGTCGATCCCGGTCCCAAAGGCGACCGCGAGTTGCTGACACGGCTGCGCGCGGGGCGCTTCGACGCCCTGCTGACGCTTTTCTCCACCCCAAGGATCGGCTGGCTGGGCTTTCGCGCCGGGATCGCACTGCGCATGGCGCCAGCGACCAAATGGGCGCAGCTATTCTACAACGCACGCATTCGCCAGCGCAGATCGCGCTCGGAGAAACCCGAGTATCGCTACAACGTCGAACTCGCCGAGCGGCTGCTCGATCGATTGGGCCAGCGAGCGCCCGAGGCCGCGCCGCCCCACTGGCCACGCAGCCCCGAACAGCGCCAGGTGGAGCGACAAAGGATCGCGGCCGAGTGCGGGCTCGACCCCGACCGCCCCTGGTGGTTTCTCCACCCGGGCAGCGGCGGCTCGGCGGTCAACCTCACCGCCGAGCGCTACGTCGAGCTGCTCACCAAGGTCCATGCCCGGCTGGATCGTCCAGTCGGCTGGCTGATCACCTTCGGCCCGAACGAAGAAGCCAACGCCGAGCGGATACGCGCTGAGCTCGCCGCCGCCGGCCTCGATGCCAGGCTGATGCCCAGGCGCGAAGGGATCGCTGGGTTCGCCTGCTCGCTCGCGGCCGGCGATGGCATGATCGCCGGTTCGACCGGGCCGCTGCACATCGCGGGCTGTCTCGATCTTGGCACCGTCGGTTTCTATCCGGCCAAACGCTCCGCCACTTCGCTGCGCTGGCAGACCTGCAACGACGCATCGAAACGACTCGCCTTCAGCCCGCCCCCCGGCAGCGACCCGGCCGCCGCCACCGACATGGGCCGGATCGATCTCGATGCCGCCGCAGCGCCTATCGCGGCGCTGATCGAGCGGCTGCGTTTCACGTGA